A genomic region of Mycolicibacterium poriferae contains the following coding sequences:
- a CDS encoding PNPOx family protein, giving the protein MTTGFHPGELVVQQRAGALDAAARLEPMVRPGGLTPGAATFVSGATFGALTARDRAGRLWTAPLLGQPGFVTPESSSTLRIRSGIADTDPLFDLPSGQAVGVIVIDYAARRRLRVNGHLDRSAEGELLVSIAQAYGNCPQYIPRAQWRSGLPAPHRRRVHDGDSLRDSDIDQIRRAATFILGTTHPTAGNDASHRGGPPGFVTVSPRRVRWPDYPGNNMFNSLGNLAVDPTAALMFAATSGRVVQISGEATVTWGQPAAEEPDDTGRGVEFRIDRVVVTTA; this is encoded by the coding sequence GTGACGACCGGCTTCCATCCCGGCGAGCTCGTCGTTCAGCAGCGGGCGGGAGCGCTCGACGCCGCCGCGCGACTCGAACCCATGGTGCGTCCCGGCGGCCTCACCCCCGGCGCGGCGACGTTCGTGTCGGGCGCGACGTTCGGAGCGCTCACCGCGCGCGACCGCGCCGGGCGGTTGTGGACGGCGCCGCTGCTGGGCCAGCCCGGCTTCGTGACGCCGGAGTCGTCGTCGACCCTGCGTATTCGCAGCGGAATCGCTGATACCGATCCACTTTTCGACCTGCCGTCGGGCCAGGCGGTCGGTGTGATCGTGATCGACTATGCGGCCCGTCGCCGGTTGCGGGTGAACGGTCACCTCGACAGGAGTGCAGAGGGTGAGTTGCTGGTCAGCATCGCGCAGGCCTACGGGAACTGTCCGCAGTACATTCCGCGGGCGCAGTGGCGCTCCGGGCTGCCGGCGCCGCACCGCAGGCGGGTGCACGACGGGGACAGCTTGCGGGACAGCGACATCGACCAGATCCGGCGCGCCGCCACCTTCATCCTGGGCACCACCCATCCCACGGCGGGGAACGACGCATCGCATCGCGGTGGGCCGCCCGGCTTCGTCACCGTCAGCCCGCGGAGAGTGCGTTGGCCCGATTACCCCGGCAACAACATGTTCAACAGCCTCGGGAACCTCGCCGTGGATCCCACCGCTGCGCTGATGTTCGCCGCGACATCCGGTCGCGTCGTGCAGATCTCGGGGGAGGCGACAGTGACCTGGGGCCAGCCGGCAGCCGAAGAGCCGGACGACACCGGGCGGGGCGTGGAGTTCAGAATCGACCGTGTGGTGGTGACGACGGCCTGA
- a CDS encoding glycoside hydrolase family 6 protein: MTFSGAAVARWIAPFLTVAAVAAVGAVSAPVHSADTPAVRLASDANPLVGMPFYVNPQSKGMRAAQGNPDPLLAAVVNTPTAYWMDHISTPAVDAKYIATAQAAGTMPILALYGIPNRDCGSYAAGGFGSAGAYRAWIDGVAAAIGTGPAAVILEPDALAMIDCLSPGQQQERLELIGYAVDTLTRNPATAVYVDAGHPRWVAADVMAGRLNQVGVQKARGFSLNTANFFTTEESMGYGQAISGMTNGAHYVIDTSRNGAGPVEGDDLYWCNPSGRALGVAPTTATGNPTVDAFLWVKRPGESDGSCRGAPSAGTFVSQYAIDLARNAGW, translated from the coding sequence GTGACGTTCTCAGGTGCCGCTGTCGCGCGGTGGATCGCGCCCTTCCTGACAGTCGCGGCGGTCGCCGCTGTGGGGGCGGTGTCCGCTCCCGTCCACTCGGCGGACACCCCGGCAGTGCGGCTGGCCAGTGACGCCAACCCGCTGGTCGGCATGCCGTTCTACGTCAATCCCCAGTCCAAGGGGATGCGTGCGGCGCAGGGCAACCCCGATCCGCTGCTGGCCGCGGTGGTCAACACCCCGACCGCGTACTGGATGGACCACATCTCCACCCCGGCCGTGGACGCGAAGTACATCGCCACCGCCCAGGCCGCCGGCACCATGCCGATCCTGGCGCTCTACGGCATCCCGAACCGGGACTGCGGCAGCTACGCCGCCGGTGGGTTCGGTTCGGCCGGCGCCTACCGGGCATGGATCGACGGGGTCGCGGCCGCCATCGGCACCGGTCCCGCGGCCGTGATCCTCGAGCCCGACGCGCTGGCCATGATCGACTGCCTGTCCCCGGGCCAGCAGCAGGAACGACTCGAGCTGATCGGCTACGCCGTCGACACGCTGACCCGCAACCCGGCCACCGCCGTCTACGTCGACGCCGGCCATCCGCGCTGGGTGGCCGCGGACGTCATGGCGGGCCGGCTCAACCAGGTCGGGGTCCAGAAGGCGCGGGGCTTCAGCCTCAACACGGCGAACTTCTTCACGACCGAGGAGTCGATGGGCTACGGCCAGGCCATCTCCGGGATGACCAACGGAGCGCACTACGTGATCGACACGTCACGCAATGGCGCCGGACCGGTGGAAGGCGATGACCTGTACTGGTGCAACCCCAGCGGTCGCGCCCTCGGCGTCGCCCCCACCACGGCCACCGGGAATCCGACGGTCGACGCCTTCCTGTGGGTCAAGCGCCCCGGGGAATCCGACGGTTCGTGCCGCGGGGCGCCCAGCGCCGGCACGTTCGTCAGTCAGTACGCCATCGATCTGGCGCGCAACGCCGGTTGGTGA
- a CDS encoding DoxX family protein — protein MSELPPPPPTTRARTVARLALAGAMVFAGFSHLFWAREEFQAQVPKWVPMDPDGVVMASGGVEITLGVGLAVLNRDRVLVGRLLAAFFILIFPGNIAQYLNHADGFGLDTDTKRLVRLFFQPVLIAWALWATGIPRSKR, from the coding sequence ATGTCCGAATTACCGCCACCACCGCCGACCACCCGCGCCCGGACCGTCGCACGCTTGGCCCTGGCCGGCGCGATGGTGTTCGCCGGCTTCAGTCATTTGTTCTGGGCCCGCGAGGAATTCCAGGCGCAGGTGCCGAAGTGGGTGCCGATGGATCCCGACGGCGTGGTGATGGCGTCCGGCGGCGTCGAGATCACGCTCGGCGTCGGGTTGGCCGTGCTCAACCGGGACCGTGTCCTGGTCGGCAGGTTGTTGGCCGCGTTCTTCATCCTGATCTTTCCGGGCAACATCGCCCAGTACCTCAACCACGCGGACGGTTTCGGGCTCGACACCGACACCAAGCGTCTGGTGCGGCTGTTCTTCCAGCCCGTGTTGATCGCCTGGGCGCTGTGGGCCACCGGGATTCCGCGCAGCAAGCGGTGA
- a CDS encoding TetR/AcrR family transcriptional regulator has translation MSADVGKREAHKIATRRAIQSAADALFEHRGYAQTTVRDIADAAGVTERTFFRYFSGKEALLVQDIEAGIPVLADEIRRRPATESPLDAVENALLVTADRLRETQPNLSWLFQDGPPGPKLAKSSPGLLFQLEQAVAEALADRMESSRPLTDDAEFEAQVLARCAVAALRSTGIRRWQLERRGDTGVSETRLLAQAFAIVRRGGPADRRPRR, from the coding sequence ATGTCCGCTGATGTCGGCAAGCGCGAGGCGCACAAGATCGCCACCCGGCGCGCGATCCAGTCAGCCGCGGACGCGCTCTTCGAGCACCGCGGCTATGCCCAGACCACGGTCCGCGACATCGCCGACGCCGCCGGAGTCACCGAACGCACCTTCTTCCGCTACTTCTCCGGGAAAGAAGCCCTGCTGGTGCAGGACATCGAAGCCGGGATTCCGGTCCTCGCCGACGAGATCCGGCGCCGCCCGGCGACCGAATCCCCGCTGGACGCCGTCGAGAACGCGCTGCTGGTGACGGCCGATCGGCTGCGCGAGACCCAACCCAACCTGTCGTGGTTGTTCCAGGACGGTCCGCCCGGGCCCAAGCTGGCCAAGTCGAGCCCGGGATTGTTGTTCCAGCTCGAGCAGGCGGTTGCCGAGGCTCTCGCGGACCGGATGGAATCGTCGCGGCCGCTGACCGACGACGCGGAATTCGAGGCCCAGGTGCTCGCCCGCTGCGCGGTGGCGGCGCTGCGCAGCACCGGAATCAGACGCTGGCAGCTCGAGCGGCGCGGCGACACGGGAGTCAGCGAGACCCGCCTGCTCGCGCAGGCGTTCGCGATCGTGCGGCGGGGCGGACCGGCAGATCGGCGGCCGCGCCGGTGA
- a CDS encoding sulfatase-like hydrolase/transferase yields MQFQGTITEDIRDSVPDWGPYRAPQAPDNAPNVLYLLWDDIGIATWDCFGGMVEMPTMTRIAERGIRLSQFHTTALCSPTRAALLTGRNATSVGVSSVVNMAQGYPGHSGRIPADTALVSEVLAERGWATYAVGKWHLTPPEDCHAAGSRRYWPLSRGFDRFYGFLDGMTDQWYPSLVSDSRPIDPPETPEQGYHLSKDLADNAIGFLREHRSCAPDKPWFLYLCPGAGHSPHQVDSEWADKYRGRFDEGYERYREIALANQKALGLLPDDTALSPMNPYADCTSADGLPWPEHDTVTPWDSLSEDQKRVSSRMAEVFAGFLSYTDAQIGRVVDYLDSTGQLDNTIIVVMSDNGASGEGGPTGTLDEFVPLRGGLSAEPTLDRLDEFGGPGTKMNYANGWAMAFNTPYKLFKRYASHEGGIADPCIVPWPAGLPARGEVREQYTHVSDITPTVYELLGLEPARTVKGIPQRPLEGVSIAAALHDPDAPSGKSTQLYAMMGTRGIWHDGWFASAVHPPTSAVPGRPGWSKFPQDRWELFHLDRDRSQIRDLAAEHPDKLEELKSLWQNEATRRHVHPLNDLSVFELVSRGVADLTAGPPRVVFYPGTPAVHTPMSGLVRGRSFVLRTEVTVIGSDAAGVLFSQGSRLGGQALFLSGGHLRYVCNHGGAEQAVTSDEPLAVGRHAVEIRFSRTGSGGGPFDAVGGLELIVDGRTVGMLDDTTMAGFDPMQQVTVGRSVAYSVSRDYASPNPLRQATLEQVTVDFFEANESPQDAVVALGFARD; encoded by the coding sequence ATGCAGTTCCAGGGAACGATCACCGAGGACATCCGCGACTCCGTGCCGGACTGGGGGCCGTACCGAGCTCCACAGGCTCCCGACAACGCCCCCAACGTGCTGTACCTGCTGTGGGACGACATCGGGATCGCGACCTGGGACTGCTTCGGTGGCATGGTCGAGATGCCGACCATGACACGCATCGCCGAACGCGGGATCCGGTTGTCCCAGTTCCACACCACCGCGTTGTGCTCGCCGACCCGCGCTGCGCTGCTGACCGGACGCAACGCCACGTCGGTGGGGGTGTCGTCGGTGGTGAACATGGCGCAGGGCTATCCAGGTCACAGCGGGCGCATCCCGGCAGACACCGCGCTGGTGTCGGAGGTCCTCGCCGAACGCGGATGGGCGACGTATGCGGTGGGCAAATGGCACCTGACACCGCCCGAGGACTGCCACGCCGCCGGGTCGCGCCGGTACTGGCCGCTGAGCCGGGGCTTCGACCGCTTCTACGGATTCCTCGACGGCATGACCGACCAGTGGTATCCGAGCCTGGTCAGCGACAGCAGGCCGATCGATCCGCCGGAAACCCCGGAGCAGGGCTATCACCTGTCGAAAGACCTGGCCGACAACGCGATCGGCTTCCTGCGCGAACACCGATCCTGCGCACCCGACAAGCCGTGGTTTCTGTACCTGTGCCCGGGTGCGGGCCACTCGCCGCACCAGGTCGACAGTGAATGGGCCGACAAATACCGCGGCCGGTTCGATGAGGGTTACGAGCGCTACCGCGAGATCGCGCTGGCCAACCAGAAGGCCCTCGGACTGCTGCCCGACGACACTGCGCTGTCGCCGATGAATCCCTACGCCGACTGCACCAGCGCCGACGGGTTGCCCTGGCCCGAGCATGACACGGTGACTCCGTGGGACTCGTTGTCCGAGGATCAGAAACGGGTGTCCAGCCGGATGGCCGAAGTGTTCGCCGGGTTCCTCAGCTACACCGATGCCCAGATCGGCCGCGTGGTGGACTATCTGGACAGCACCGGCCAGCTCGACAACACGATCATCGTCGTCATGTCCGACAACGGTGCCAGCGGTGAAGGCGGACCAACCGGCACCCTCGACGAATTCGTGCCTTTGCGCGGTGGCCTGTCCGCGGAGCCGACGCTGGACCGGCTGGACGAGTTCGGCGGACCCGGCACGAAGATGAACTACGCCAACGGCTGGGCGATGGCGTTCAACACGCCGTACAAGTTGTTCAAGCGCTACGCGTCCCACGAGGGCGGGATCGCCGACCCGTGCATCGTCCCCTGGCCGGCCGGACTGCCCGCCCGTGGCGAGGTGCGCGAGCAGTACACCCATGTCAGTGACATCACCCCGACGGTGTACGAACTGCTCGGACTGGAACCGGCGAGAACGGTCAAGGGCATTCCGCAGAGGCCGCTGGAAGGCGTGAGTATCGCTGCGGCGCTGCACGATCCGGATGCACCGAGCGGAAAGAGTACCCAGTTGTACGCCATGATGGGCACCCGCGGCATCTGGCACGACGGATGGTTCGCCAGCGCCGTGCATCCACCGACGTCCGCCGTCCCGGGCCGGCCCGGCTGGTCGAAGTTCCCGCAGGACCGATGGGAACTGTTCCACCTCGACCGCGACCGAAGCCAGATCCGTGACCTCGCCGCCGAACACCCGGACAAGCTCGAAGAGCTCAAGTCGTTGTGGCAGAACGAGGCGACGCGGCGCCACGTGCATCCGCTGAACGATCTGAGCGTGTTCGAGCTCGTCAGCCGCGGCGTCGCTGATCTGACCGCTGGGCCGCCGCGGGTGGTCTTCTATCCCGGCACCCCTGCGGTGCACACCCCGATGAGCGGCCTCGTCCGGGGCCGGTCCTTCGTGTTGCGCACCGAGGTGACGGTCATCGGCTCCGACGCGGCCGGGGTGCTGTTCTCGCAGGGCAGTCGGTTGGGTGGGCAGGCGCTCTTCCTCTCCGGTGGTCACCTGCGCTATGTCTGCAATCACGGCGGAGCCGAGCAGGCGGTGACGTCCGACGAACCGCTCGCGGTGGGCCGGCACGCCGTCGAGATCCGGTTCAGCAGAACAGGCTCGGGGGGCGGACCGTTCGACGCGGTCGGAGGATTGGAGCTGATCGTCGACGGCCGCACCGTCGGCATGCTGGACGATACGACGATGGCCGGCTTCGATCCGATGCAGCAGGTCACGGTCGGGCGCAGCGTCGCATACTCGGTGTCGCGGGACTACGCCTCGCCGAACCCGTTGCGGCAGGCCACCCTGGAGCAGGTCACTGTGGACTTTTTCGAGGCAAACGAGAGTCCGCAGGACGCGGTCGTCGCGCTCGGGTTCGCTCGGGACTGA
- a CDS encoding CGNR zinc finger domain-containing protein: MPDPSAQWVLPGEPMPVRLMNTVWADTAGVHDDLTTSTALRRWLTDVAGVDVGSDPSFAELTEARTLRDSLRRVAAFVTDDDRPAARSPVDSVDAAVADINDMAADQARAALLRQGDALRRESLAHAPPVRTALAGLAAEAIDLLTGASAGALRACHAPHCVLYFVKSHPRREWCSQACGNRVRAARHYRRIRSGRQ; encoded by the coding sequence ATGCCGGACCCGTCTGCACAATGGGTGCTGCCGGGCGAGCCGATGCCCGTGCGGCTGATGAACACCGTCTGGGCCGATACCGCAGGGGTGCACGACGACCTGACCACGTCCACCGCACTGCGTCGCTGGCTGACCGACGTGGCCGGCGTCGATGTGGGCAGTGACCCGAGCTTCGCCGAGTTGACCGAGGCTCGCACACTGCGAGATTCACTGCGGCGCGTCGCCGCGTTCGTCACCGACGACGATCGGCCCGCGGCGCGCTCCCCGGTCGACTCCGTCGATGCCGCGGTGGCCGACATCAATGACATGGCCGCCGACCAGGCGCGAGCCGCTCTCCTCCGGCAGGGCGATGCGCTGCGCCGCGAGTCCCTCGCGCACGCGCCACCCGTTCGCACGGCACTCGCCGGCCTCGCGGCGGAGGCGATCGACCTGCTCACCGGAGCGTCGGCCGGCGCACTACGGGCCTGCCATGCACCTCATTGCGTGCTGTACTTCGTCAAGTCGCACCCGAGACGGGAATGGTGTTCGCAGGCCTGCGGCAACCGGGTACGCGCCGCGCGCCACTATCGGCGCATCCGCAGCGGCCGGCAGTGA
- a CDS encoding MarR family winged helix-turn-helix transcriptional regulator, translated as MATLRLEDQLCFALYSASRAVSSAYRPLLDELNLTYPQYLVLLVLWEDEACSIGQLGDRLHLDSGTLSPLIKRLEAAGLVRRQRSVTDERRVDVTLTADGRALEDRAACIPERLLGSTDADPAQLAALRDALTLITAEVYARNG; from the coding sequence ATGGCGACACTGCGGCTCGAAGACCAGCTGTGTTTTGCGCTGTACTCGGCATCGCGCGCCGTCAGCTCTGCCTACCGGCCTCTGCTCGACGAACTCAACCTGACCTATCCGCAGTACCTGGTACTGCTGGTGCTGTGGGAGGACGAGGCCTGCAGCATCGGGCAACTCGGCGACCGGCTGCACCTGGACTCCGGCACGCTGTCGCCGCTGATCAAGCGCCTGGAAGCCGCCGGCCTCGTACGCCGCCAGCGCAGCGTCACCGACGAACGACGCGTCGACGTCACCCTCACCGCGGACGGGCGAGCGCTGGAGGACCGGGCGGCCTGTATTCCCGAGCGACTTCTCGGCTCGACCGACGCCGATCCGGCACAGCTCGCCGCGCTGCGAGATGCCCTGACCCTCATCACCGCTGAGGTCTACGCCCGGAACGGCTGA
- a CDS encoding NAD(P)H-dependent oxidoreductase, with protein MHLLTVYSHPFTDRYPAAVMNAFHEPFRAAGHTIDVLDLHREDFDPRFTPEDHAHFWGGPIPDEIAAMHRRVEDADRMAFVFPVYWWGMPAMMKGWIERVFTVGWAYQYGKGVEDRGKQPLTSLLGNIPTTLIGIGGSSRRTYDRYGYDDAMRTQIDVGTFAYCGVTDVTRHLIYDVEGEHNSPIRQDGLNQAAEIGRDFLAPDRVIRNVKEEHLRRRAG; from the coding sequence ATGCATCTACTGACCGTGTACTCACACCCGTTCACCGACAGATATCCGGCCGCGGTGATGAACGCCTTCCACGAACCGTTCCGCGCGGCCGGTCACACCATCGACGTCCTGGATCTGCACCGCGAGGATTTCGACCCGCGGTTCACCCCCGAGGACCATGCGCACTTCTGGGGCGGGCCGATCCCCGACGAGATCGCCGCAATGCACCGCAGAGTGGAGGACGCCGACCGGATGGCGTTCGTGTTCCCGGTCTACTGGTGGGGCATGCCGGCGATGATGAAGGGCTGGATCGAGCGGGTGTTCACGGTCGGCTGGGCCTACCAGTACGGCAAGGGCGTCGAAGACCGCGGTAAGCAGCCGCTGACGTCGCTGCTGGGCAACATCCCCACCACGCTGATCGGCATCGGTGGGTCGAGCCGGCGCACGTACGACCGCTACGGCTACGACGACGCGATGCGGACCCAGATCGACGTCGGGACCTTCGCCTACTGCGGTGTCACCGATGTGACCAGGCACCTCATCTACGACGTTGAGGGCGAACACAACTCGCCGATCCGTCAGGACGGGCTGAACCAGGCCGCCGAGATCGGGCGGGATTTCCTGGCCCCGGACCGCGTGATCCGCAACGTCAAGGAGGAGCATCTGCGCCGTCGCGCCGGATGA
- a CDS encoding carboxymuconolactone decarboxylase family protein translates to MSTTTAFTPVDPSSATGTTAELLAQVRKSLGTVPNMTAAMANSPTLLKAYLALSGAVAGGALSPAARERLAVATAQLNGCEYCLSAHTYVGAQVAKIDADELERARRGQSQDPHLAALLELSNTIAENAGDVDAEDLDRARRAGVTDEEIGELVANLALNILTNYFNVLAGVENDWPVVSL, encoded by the coding sequence ATGTCCACCACCACCGCCTTCACCCCCGTCGATCCGTCATCCGCCACCGGCACGACTGCGGAACTGCTTGCGCAGGTCCGTAAGTCGCTGGGCACGGTGCCGAACATGACCGCCGCGATGGCGAACAGCCCCACCCTGCTCAAGGCGTATCTGGCGTTGTCCGGTGCCGTCGCCGGTGGCGCTCTGTCTCCCGCGGCGCGCGAGCGGCTGGCGGTGGCGACCGCTCAGCTCAACGGTTGCGAGTACTGCCTGTCGGCCCACACCTACGTCGGCGCTCAGGTCGCCAAGATCGACGCCGACGAACTCGAGCGGGCACGCCGGGGTCAGTCGCAGGATCCGCACCTGGCGGCCCTGCTGGAGTTGTCCAACACGATCGCCGAGAACGCCGGTGACGTGGACGCCGAGGACCTCGACAGGGCCCGGCGGGCGGGCGTCACGGACGAGGAGATCGGTGAGTTGGTGGCCAACCTGGCCCTGAACATCCTCACCAACTACTTCAACGTGCTCGCCGGCGTCGAGAACGACTGGCCGGTGGTCTCGCTGTGA